One window from the genome of Streptomyces sp. NBC_00287 encodes:
- a CDS encoding CHAT domain-containing protein, with the protein MLQTSDVDLLNAVAAQYVDAVRTGSREQALLAVGRELYRWLDGDLGQLTGLLDAAPAPLMFEVRASARPSVAAWALLRAPFELLAVPEGRFLAEAPELFAVARRLGQPGPVQAPDGYRLGVAFMASAPRGQHELDFEAEEMAILTAVGETSLDLVVEDSGNPERLGLRLSELGGMPVVHLSCHGLHNWRPGPDGPATPVLLMEDDLGDERPTSADTVVGLLTPRPRLAFVSACLTATGADVAGHVPAGAGHRGGATGEPGVPVAHSMATGLVAVGIPAVIGWDGSVSDQAATHFAEHLYKQLSRRVDVAEAVASARRHLLACPDELLRADWHLARLWLGPTGGGPLVAGTRKRQMVPPHHVTKTFLDRKHELPVAAAEMFVGRRPEMQHTLRALRGGQKAGVLLHGQGRLGKSSLAARIADRHPNRAVAVLFGDYTPTAILDAIADAVAANPAARTLIDARRDEVRHQPERLKPLLIDLLAGPCAQELDDGGKPLLLIIDDLEQILTANPDGPHRLDHEYATVLADVLSAFNPAITDSRLLITSRYTFTLHGLEASLEPVQLQPLSPAAQRKLQRRQQDLAPAGYRTQRADLAQRALDVSCGNPGLQDLIGLRLVYSSQVDHARAEAAVASMEEYLHQGDLPADNADIRKFLENLALDALLDQAGPAHRDLLRACTLFTLPVPQPVIDVLAAAVGGSASRLSGLGLLDSFPDQYRSAIPALAVNALAAGRLKPLTPDEQAALATLAAEPLYDQWGGATPGPARGSDLDLQLTQLALAADNPTITADCAAAAVSALRQGPASTAAELGHQAVTLLDRHSHEVPVTLLRAVADAAVTSGDGDHADTLLHRAVQQTRTSDRQTEPADHAALLYDHANRLITRGEVDQAEDLLHQARQLFTDAGDTRSAAVTWGKIADILQQRGEVDEALRIRREVTLPVYERIGDTREAAVTWGQIADIHEQRGEADEALRIRREVELPVYERIGDTRSTAITWGQIADIHEQRGEADEALRIRREVELPVYERIGDTREAAITWGKIADIHEQRGEADEALRIRREVELPVYERIGDTRSTAVTWGKIADIHEQRGEVDEALRIRREVTLPVYERIGDTRSTAITWGKIADTLQQQGEVDEALRIRREVELPVYERIGDTRSTAITWGKIADIHEQRGEADEALRIRREVELPVYERIGDTRSTAITWGQIADTLQQRGEADEALRIHREVTLPVYERIGDTREASVTWGKIADILQQRGEVDEALRIRREVELAVYERIGDTRSTAITWGKIADTLQRRGEVDEALRIHREVTLPVYERIGDVRSTAVTWGQIADILQQRGEVDEALRIRREVTLPVYERIGDSRSTAVTWGKIANILQQRGEVDEALELQLKRLEVNKQLGDMAGIAAATWDLAQIDLSRQDFDAAMPRLISSFQLLLKLQRPDGIVVVGTTLGQFLLAAGEREQARQVLQASRAAAAKIGFADTVDLLDELLNATGDENEE; encoded by the coding sequence ATGCTGCAGACCTCCGACGTCGACCTGCTCAATGCCGTCGCCGCCCAGTATGTGGACGCCGTGCGCACCGGCTCCAGGGAACAGGCGTTGCTCGCGGTGGGGCGCGAGTTGTACCGGTGGCTCGACGGCGACCTTGGCCAGTTGACAGGCCTGCTCGATGCGGCTCCGGCGCCGCTGATGTTCGAGGTTAGGGCGTCGGCGAGACCGTCTGTGGCTGCGTGGGCGCTGCTGCGGGCCCCGTTCGAGCTGCTGGCCGTCCCCGAGGGCAGGTTTCTGGCCGAGGCGCCGGAGTTGTTCGCTGTGGCGCGTCGGCTCGGTCAGCCGGGCCCGGTACAGGCTCCGGACGGGTACCGGCTTGGGGTGGCGTTCATGGCTTCGGCGCCCCGGGGCCAGCATGAGCTGGACTTTGAGGCCGAGGAGATGGCCATCCTCACGGCTGTTGGGGAGACGAGCCTTGATCTTGTTGTTGAGGACTCCGGTAACCCCGAGCGTCTTGGGCTGCGTCTGTCCGAGCTCGGCGGGATGCCGGTGGTTCATCTGTCGTGTCACGGGCTGCACAACTGGCGGCCAGGTCCAGACGGGCCCGCCACCCCTGTCCTGCTGATGGAAGACGATTTAGGAGACGAGCGTCCGACCAGCGCGGACACTGTGGTGGGCCTGTTGACTCCTCGGCCGCGGCTGGCGTTCGTGTCGGCCTGCCTGACCGCCACCGGTGCCGACGTGGCCGGGCATGTACCCGCCGGCGCCGGCCACCGCGGCGGTGCGACAGGCGAGCCGGGCGTGCCGGTGGCTCACTCGATGGCCACCGGTCTAGTGGCCGTCGGGATTCCCGCGGTCATCGGCTGGGACGGCTCGGTCAGCGACCAGGCCGCCACGCATTTCGCCGAACACCTGTACAAGCAGCTCAGCCGTCGTGTCGACGTGGCCGAGGCCGTCGCCAGCGCCCGCCGCCACCTGCTGGCCTGTCCGGATGAGCTCCTCCGCGCCGACTGGCACCTGGCTCGGCTATGGCTGGGGCCGACTGGTGGCGGCCCGCTAGTGGCAGGAACCCGCAAACGCCAGATGGTGCCACCGCACCATGTGACCAAGACGTTCCTGGACCGCAAGCACGAGCTGCCGGTCGCGGCCGCGGAAATGTTCGTCGGCCGCCGCCCGGAAATGCAGCACACGCTGCGGGCCCTGCGCGGCGGGCAGAAGGCCGGGGTCCTGCTCCACGGGCAGGGTCGGCTGGGCAAGTCGAGCCTGGCCGCCCGAATCGCCGACCGTCACCCCAACCGGGCCGTCGCGGTCTTGTTCGGCGACTACACCCCGACGGCGATCCTTGACGCCATCGCTGACGCCGTCGCCGCCAACCCCGCCGCCCGCACCCTCATCGACGCCAGGCGCGACGAGGTCCGCCACCAGCCAGAACGCCTCAAGCCACTCCTGATCGATCTGCTGGCCGGACCATGCGCCCAGGAACTCGACGACGGGGGCAAACCCCTCCTGCTGATCATCGACGATCTCGAACAGATCCTGACCGCCAACCCTGACGGCCCGCACCGGCTCGACCACGAATACGCCACCGTCCTCGCCGACGTCCTCTCCGCGTTCAACCCCGCCATCACAGACAGCCGACTGCTGATCACCAGCCGCTACACGTTCACACTCCACGGCCTGGAGGCCAGCCTGGAACCGGTCCAGTTGCAGCCACTGTCACCGGCCGCCCAGCGCAAACTCCAACGCCGTCAGCAGGACCTCGCCCCGGCCGGATACCGGACCCAGCGCGCCGACCTGGCCCAGCGGGCCCTGGACGTCAGCTGCGGCAACCCCGGACTGCAGGACCTCATCGGGCTGCGCCTGGTCTACAGCAGCCAGGTCGACCATGCCCGCGCCGAAGCCGCCGTCGCCAGCATGGAGGAATACCTTCACCAAGGTGACCTCCCCGCCGACAACGCCGACATTCGCAAGTTCCTGGAGAACCTGGCTCTCGACGCGCTCCTCGACCAGGCCGGCCCCGCCCACCGCGACCTGTTACGGGCCTGCACTCTGTTCACACTACCGGTCCCGCAACCCGTCATCGACGTCCTCGCCGCCGCGGTCGGCGGATCAGCGTCCCGCCTGAGCGGCCTCGGGCTCCTGGACTCCTTTCCCGACCAGTACCGCAGCGCCATCCCAGCCTTGGCCGTCAACGCCCTCGCGGCCGGACGCCTGAAGCCCCTCACCCCCGACGAACAGGCCGCCCTCGCCACCCTGGCCGCCGAACCGCTGTACGACCAGTGGGGCGGTGCCACACCCGGCCCTGCCCGCGGCAGCGACCTTGACCTGCAGCTGACCCAACTCGCCCTGGCCGCCGACAACCCGACCATCACCGCCGACTGCGCCGCCGCGGCCGTGTCCGCCCTGCGGCAGGGCCCGGCCTCCACCGCCGCCGAGCTCGGCCACCAAGCGGTCACCCTCCTCGACCGCCACAGCCACGAGGTTCCCGTCACCCTGCTACGGGCCGTCGCCGACGCGGCCGTCACCAGCGGCGACGGCGACCACGCCGACACCCTGCTCCACCGTGCCGTCCAGCAGACCCGGACCAGCGACCGGCAGACCGAGCCGGCCGACCACGCCGCACTCCTCTACGACCACGCCAACCGCCTGATCACCCGCGGCGAGGTCGACCAGGCCGAGGACCTGCTCCACCAGGCCCGCCAACTGTTCACCGACGCCGGTGACACCCGCTCGGCCGCGGTCACCTGGGGGAAGATCGCCGACATCCTCCAGCAGCGCGGCGAAGTCGACGAGGCGCTGCGGATCCGCCGCGAGGTCACCCTGCCCGTGTACGAGCGGATCGGTGACACCCGCGAGGCCGCGGTCACCTGGGGCCAGATCGCCGACATCCACGAGCAGCGCGGCGAAGCCGACGAAGCACTGCGGATCCGCCGCGAGGTCGAACTGCCCGTGTACGAGCGGATCGGTGACACCCGCTCCACCGCGATCACCTGGGGCCAGATCGCCGACATCCACGAGCAGCGCGGCGAAGCCGACGAAGCACTGCGGATCCGCCGCGAGGTCGAACTGCCCGTGTACGAGCGGATCGGTGACACCCGCGAGGCCGCGATCACCTGGGGGAAGATCGCCGACATCCACGAGCAGCGCGGCGAAGCCGACGAAGCACTGCGGATCCGCCGCGAGGTCGAACTGCCCGTGTACGAGCGGATCGGTGACACCCGCTCCACCGCGGTCACCTGGGGGAAGATCGCCGACATCCACGAGCAGCGCGGCGAAGTCGACGAAGCACTGCGGATCCGCCGCGAGGTCACCCTGCCCGTGTACGAGCGGATCGGTGACACCCGCTCCACCGCGATCACCTGGGGGAAGATCGCCGACACCCTCCAGCAGCAGGGCGAAGTTGACGAGGCACTGCGGATCCGCCGCGAGGTCGAACTGCCCGTGTACGAGCGGATCGGTGACACCCGCTCCACCGCGATCACCTGGGGGAAGATCGCCGACATCCACGAGCAGCGCGGCGAAGCCGACGAAGCACTGCGGATCCGCCGCGAGGTCGAACTGCCCGTGTACGAGCGGATCGGTGACACCCGCTCCACCGCGATCACCTGGGGCCAGATCGCCGACACCCTCCAGCAGCGCGGCGAAGCCGACGAAGCACTGCGGATCCACCGCGAGGTCACCCTGCCCGTGTACGAGCGGATCGGTGACACCCGCGAGGCCTCGGTCACCTGGGGGAAGATCGCCGACATCCTCCAGCAGCGGGGCGAAGTCGACGAGGCGCTGCGGATCCGCCGCGAGGTCGAACTGGCCGTGTACGAGCGGATCGGTGACACCCGCTCCACCGCGATCACCTGGGGGAAGATCGCCGACACCCTCCAGCGGCGCGGCGAAGTCGACGAGGCACTGCGGATCCACCGCGAGGTCACCCTGCCCGTGTACGAGCGGATCGGTGACGTCCGCTCCACCGCGGTCACCTGGGGCCAGATCGCCGACATCCTCCAGCAGCGGGGCGAAGTCGACGAGGCGCTGCGGATCCGCCGCGAGGTCACCCTGCCCGTGTACGAGCGGATCGGTGACTCCCGCTCCACCGCGGTCACCTGGGGGAAGATCGCCAACATCCTCCAGCAGCGCGGCGAAGTCGACGAAGCCCTCGAACTGCAGCTCAAGCGCTTGGAAGTCAATAAGCAGCTAGGCGACATGGCGGGCATCGCGGCCGCCACCTGGGATCTGGCGCAAATCGATCTGAGTCGCCAAGATTTCGACGCAGCGATGCCGAGGCTGATCTCCTCGTTTCAGCTCCTTCTGAAGCTTCAACGGCCGGATGGCATCGTGGTCGTCGGGACTACCCTGGGCCAATTTCTGCTGGCCGCGGGTGAACGCGAGCAAGCCCGACAGGTGTTGCAGGCGAGCCGAGCAGCTGCCGCCAAGATCGGTTTTGCGGACACTGTTGACCTACTTGATGAATTACTGAACGCCACCGGCGACGAAAACGAGGAATGA
- a CDS encoding acyl-CoA synthetase translates to MTSASPVGFWAQAIQDPDRTVLIAPDGEQWTAGRLHSAANRLVHGLRAAGLERGDAFAVVLPNGIEFLTAYLAASQAGFYLVPVNHHFVGPEIAWIAADSGAKVLIAHERFADPARQAADEAGLPATHRYAVGAVEGFRPYPELLDGQPESPPTDRTLGWVMNYTSGTTGRPRGIRRPLPGKAPEEAYLGGFLGIFGIKPYDGNVHLVCSPLYHTAVLQFAGASLHIGHRLVLMDKWTPEEMLRLMDTHRCTHTHMVPTQFHRLLALPDSVKARYDVSAMRHAIHGAAPCPDHVKRAMIDWWGHCVEEYYAASEGGGAFATAEDWLKKPGTVGKAWPISELAVFDDEGNRLPPGELGTVYLKMNTGGFAYHKDEQKTKKNRIGDFFTVGDLGYLDEDGYLFLRDRKIDMIISGGVNIYPAEIESALLAHPAVADAAVFGVPHEDWGEEVKAVVELAPGHEPGPALAATLLDHCADRLAGYKRPKSVDFITEMPRDPNGKLYKRRLRDPYWEGRTRAV, encoded by the coding sequence GTGACCAGCGCATCTCCCGTGGGCTTCTGGGCCCAGGCAATCCAGGACCCCGACCGCACGGTCCTCATCGCCCCGGACGGCGAGCAGTGGACCGCCGGACGTCTCCACTCCGCCGCCAACCGCCTCGTCCACGGCCTGCGCGCCGCGGGCCTCGAACGCGGGGACGCGTTCGCGGTCGTACTCCCCAATGGCATCGAGTTCCTCACGGCATATCTCGCCGCCAGCCAGGCCGGGTTCTACCTCGTGCCGGTCAACCATCATTTCGTTGGCCCGGAGATCGCGTGGATAGCCGCGGACTCCGGTGCCAAGGTGCTCATCGCGCACGAGCGGTTCGCCGACCCCGCCCGCCAGGCGGCCGACGAGGCAGGCCTCCCGGCCACCCACCGTTACGCCGTCGGCGCGGTCGAGGGCTTCCGGCCGTACCCCGAACTCCTCGACGGACAACCGGAGTCGCCGCCCACCGACCGCACCCTCGGCTGGGTCATGAACTACACCTCGGGCACCACGGGCCGCCCGCGCGGCATCCGCCGTCCGCTGCCAGGAAAGGCCCCCGAGGAGGCCTATCTGGGCGGCTTCCTCGGCATCTTCGGCATCAAGCCGTACGACGGCAATGTGCACCTGGTCTGCTCGCCGCTGTACCACACGGCCGTACTCCAATTCGCGGGCGCGTCCCTGCACATCGGCCACCGCCTGGTGCTGATGGACAAGTGGACCCCGGAAGAAATGCTCCGCCTGATGGACACCCACCGGTGCACGCACACCCACATGGTCCCGACCCAGTTCCACCGCCTGCTGGCCCTGCCCGACTCGGTGAAGGCGCGCTACGACGTCTCCGCGATGCGGCACGCCATCCACGGCGCCGCACCCTGCCCGGACCATGTGAAGCGGGCGATGATCGACTGGTGGGGCCACTGTGTGGAGGAGTACTACGCGGCCAGCGAGGGCGGCGGCGCGTTCGCCACGGCGGAGGACTGGCTGAAGAAGCCAGGGACGGTCGGCAAGGCGTGGCCCATCAGTGAGTTGGCGGTCTTCGACGACGAAGGCAACCGTCTGCCGCCCGGTGAACTCGGCACCGTCTACCTGAAGATGAACACCGGCGGCTTCGCCTACCACAAGGACGAACAGAAGACGAAGAAGAACCGCATCGGCGACTTCTTCACCGTCGGCGACCTCGGCTATCTCGACGAGGACGGCTATCTCTTTCTCCGTGACCGCAAGATCGACATGATCATCTCGGGCGGGGTCAACATCTACCCGGCCGAGATCGAGTCGGCCCTGCTGGCCCACCCAGCTGTCGCCGACGCCGCGGTCTTCGGCGTACCGCACGAGGACTGGGGCGAGGAGGTGAAGGCGGTGGTCGAGCTGGCCCCGGGACACGAGCCGGGCCCGGCCCTCGCCGCCACCCTCCTCGACCACTGCGCCGACCGCCTGGCCGGCTATAAGCGGCCCAAGTCGGTCGACTTCATCACCGAGATGCCCCGCGACCCCAACGGCAAGCTGTACAAGCGACGGCTGCGGGATCCGTATTGGGAGGGGCGGACTCGGGCGGTGTGA
- a CDS encoding NAD(P)H-dependent flavin oxidoreductase → MQTELSKQLGVEHAVFGFTPFPAVAAAISRAGGFGVLGAVRYTAPDDLKRDLDWVEAHVDGRPYGLDVVMPAKKVEGVTEADVEAMIPEAHRQFVQDTLAKYGVPELAEGEASGWRITGWMEQVARNQLDVAFDYPIRLLANALGSPPADVVDRAHDQDILVAALAGSARHARKHQEAGIDIVVAQGYEAGGHTGDIASMVLTPEVVDAVAPLPVLAAGGIGSGQQVAAALTLGAQGVWLGSIWLTTTEADLHSPALTRKLLAAGSGDTVRSRALTGKPARQLRTEWTDAWDDPSGPGTLPMPLQGLLVAEAVSRIQRHEVEPLLGTPVGQIVGRMNSERSVQAVFDDLTRGFEQAVDRINRIAGRSGQ, encoded by the coding sequence ATGCAGACGGAGCTGAGCAAGCAACTGGGAGTCGAGCACGCCGTCTTCGGCTTCACGCCGTTCCCCGCCGTCGCCGCGGCCATCAGCCGGGCCGGCGGCTTCGGGGTGCTCGGCGCGGTCCGCTACACCGCCCCCGACGACCTCAAACGCGACCTCGACTGGGTCGAAGCGCACGTCGACGGCAGGCCATACGGGCTGGACGTCGTCATGCCGGCCAAGAAGGTGGAGGGCGTGACGGAGGCGGACGTAGAGGCGATGATCCCTGAAGCGCACCGGCAGTTCGTGCAGGACACCCTCGCCAAGTACGGGGTGCCCGAGCTCGCCGAGGGCGAGGCGTCCGGCTGGCGGATCACCGGCTGGATGGAGCAGGTCGCCCGCAACCAGCTCGACGTCGCCTTCGACTACCCGATCAGACTGCTCGCCAACGCCCTCGGCTCACCGCCGGCGGACGTCGTGGACCGCGCCCACGATCAGGACATCCTCGTCGCCGCTCTCGCGGGCAGCGCCCGCCACGCCCGTAAGCACCAGGAGGCGGGCATCGACATCGTCGTCGCCCAGGGCTACGAGGCCGGAGGCCACACCGGCGACATCGCTTCCATGGTGCTCACCCCCGAGGTCGTCGACGCCGTCGCCCCGCTGCCCGTCCTGGCCGCCGGCGGCATCGGCAGCGGGCAACAGGTGGCCGCGGCACTCACCCTCGGCGCCCAGGGTGTGTGGCTGGGGTCCATATGGCTGACCACCACAGAGGCCGACCTCCACTCCCCGGCGCTGACCCGCAAGCTCCTCGCCGCGGGCTCCGGAGACACCGTCCGCTCCCGCGCCCTGACAGGAAAGCCCGCCCGCCAGCTGCGCACCGAATGGACCGACGCCTGGGACGACCCCTCCGGACCCGGCACCCTCCCCATGCCCCTGCAGGGGCTCCTCGTCGCCGAGGCCGTCTCCCGCATCCAGCGGCACGAGGTCGAGCCGCTCCTCGGCACGCCTGTCGGCCAGATCGTCGGCCGGATGAACAGCGAACGCAGTGTCCAGGCCGTCTTCGACGACCTCACCCGGGGTTTCGAGCAGGCGGTGGACCGCATCAACCGCATCGCCGGAAGGAGCGGCCAGTGA
- a CDS encoding serine hydrolase, giving the protein MTDDRHGLTRRQLARRALALGGALAIAPFPAGPAAAASSGRSTLQYGSPERAGLLSAHLRQLVTDAGAFLGPSPKHPWYAGAVLLAGRGGTVALHEPIGMAVRYSAYDEKTDTGVEFPADQQIPMTEDTVLDLASVSKLFTSMLAVQQIERGALELEAKVASYLAEFGAAGKQDMTVRQLLTHTSGFRAWIPLYSAPTYEEKLKLIWNEAPLNPPGTRYLYSDLNLISLQLVLEKISGRPLDALLHEDITGPLGMDRTRYNPPASWKPRIAATEDARKPWSGLERGLVWGEVHDENAFSLGGVAGHAGVFSCAWDLAVLGRTLLNGGAYGRTRILEPESVELMFTDFNTAFPGDEHGLGFELYQHWYMGAMATPRTAGHTGFTGTSLVLDPTTDSFLVVLGNSVHPVRSWRSGSAPRVAAANNLARAVPVRPRHGRTAWFSGMAGSTTATLALPALDTSAGGARLRCSLWWDTEPQADVLALEASADGGATWEPVPFTTTRHSEQDHPSGTVTGWSGRVWHRLTADLPAAGQLALRWRYATDRLYVGRGAYVDGLRVEDPDRVLFDEARPADAARITAAGWTASRD; this is encoded by the coding sequence ATGACCGACGACAGACACGGCCTGACCCGGCGTCAACTGGCCCGAAGAGCCCTGGCTCTGGGCGGCGCCCTGGCCATCGCCCCCTTCCCCGCGGGACCGGCGGCCGCCGCGTCCTCCGGCCGCAGCACCTTGCAGTACGGCTCGCCGGAGCGGGCCGGTCTCCTCTCCGCCCATCTCCGTCAACTCGTCACCGATGCCGGGGCGTTCCTCGGTCCCTCCCCCAAGCACCCCTGGTACGCGGGCGCCGTGCTGCTCGCCGGCCGGGGCGGCACCGTGGCGCTGCACGAGCCGATCGGCATGGCGGTGCGCTACTCGGCGTACGACGAAAAGACCGACACCGGCGTCGAGTTCCCGGCCGACCAGCAGATCCCCATGACAGAGGACACCGTCCTCGACCTCGCCTCGGTGTCCAAGCTGTTCACCTCGATGCTCGCCGTGCAGCAGATCGAGCGGGGCGCGCTGGAGCTGGAGGCGAAGGTCGCCTCCTATCTGGCGGAGTTCGGGGCGGCGGGCAAGCAGGACATGACTGTCCGTCAACTTCTCACCCATACCTCGGGGTTCCGCGCCTGGATCCCGCTGTACAGCGCGCCCACCTACGAGGAGAAGCTCAAGCTCATCTGGAACGAGGCCCCGCTCAACCCGCCGGGCACCCGCTACCTCTACTCCGACCTGAACCTGATCTCCCTCCAGCTCGTGCTGGAGAAGATCAGCGGCCGCCCGCTGGACGCGCTGCTCCACGAGGACATCACCGGCCCGCTCGGCATGGACCGCACCCGCTACAACCCGCCCGCCTCCTGGAAGCCCCGGATCGCCGCCACGGAGGACGCCCGCAAGCCCTGGTCGGGTCTTGAGCGGGGGCTGGTGTGGGGCGAGGTGCACGACGAGAACGCCTTCAGCCTCGGCGGCGTCGCCGGACACGCGGGCGTCTTCTCCTGCGCCTGGGACCTGGCGGTGCTCGGCCGGACGCTGCTCAACGGCGGCGCGTACGGCAGGACGCGCATCCTCGAACCGGAGTCGGTGGAGCTGATGTTCACCGACTTCAACACCGCTTTCCCCGGCGACGAGCACGGTCTCGGCTTCGAGCTCTACCAGCACTGGTACATGGGCGCCATGGCCACTCCGCGCACCGCGGGCCATACCGGGTTCACCGGCACCTCGCTGGTCCTCGACCCGACGACCGACTCGTTCCTGGTGGTGCTGGGCAACTCGGTGCATCCGGTGCGCAGTTGGCGGTCCGGCTCGGCACCCCGGGTGGCCGCCGCGAACAATCTGGCGCGCGCTGTCCCGGTCCGCCCACGCCATGGCCGTACCGCCTGGTTCTCCGGCATGGCCGGCTCCACCACCGCAACTCTCGCGCTGCCCGCGCTGGACACCTCGGCGGGCGGGGCGCGGCTGCGCTGTTCGCTGTGGTGGGACACCGAGCCGCAGGCGGACGTCCTCGCCCTGGAGGCCAGCGCGGACGGCGGGGCGACCTGGGAGCCGGTGCCGTTCACCACGACGCGCCACAGCGAGCAGGACCATCCGTCGGGCACGGTCACCGGCTGGTCCGGCCGCGTCTGGCACCGGCTGACGGCGGACCTCCCGGCCGCTGGGCAGCTCGCGCTGCGCTGGCGGTACGCCACGGACCGGCTCTATGTGGGCCGGGGCGCCTATGTGGACGGGCTGCGCGTCGAGGACCCTGACCGGGTCCTGTTCGACGAGGCGCGACCTGCCGACGCGGCACGGATCACCGCGGCGGGCTGGACCGCCTCGCGGGATTGA
- a CDS encoding helix-turn-helix transcriptional regulator, with protein sequence MDRRELADFLRSRRERITPADVGLPAGPRRRTPGLRREEVAQLAYISTEYYTRLEQARGPHPSREVLAQLARALRLSDPERDHLHHLAGTPPGPPPGPSREVRQSIVDLLARLPQAAAIVISATYEVIAWNDLAAALMEDFSALSRRDRNLIRRCFLGPYREGRPLYGISDGGEFASASTNDLRAAAARYPGDPEVTGLVDELLAGSEKFAQLWAQHCVIAPPTLRKTFDHPLVGPVAVNCDVLDITDRDQRVIIYTAEPGSRSEEALRLLSVVGTQRMDVPG encoded by the coding sequence GTGGACCGACGAGAACTGGCCGACTTCCTGCGCAGCCGACGCGAGCGCATCACCCCCGCCGACGTGGGCCTGCCCGCAGGGCCGCGCCGCCGCACCCCGGGGCTGCGCCGCGAGGAGGTGGCGCAGCTGGCGTACATCTCCACCGAGTACTACACCCGGCTGGAACAGGCCCGTGGACCACACCCCTCGCGCGAGGTGCTGGCCCAGCTCGCCCGCGCCCTGCGCCTGTCGGACCCCGAGCGCGATCACCTCCACCACCTCGCCGGCACCCCGCCGGGCCCGCCGCCAGGACCCTCCCGCGAGGTCCGGCAGAGCATCGTCGACCTACTGGCCCGGCTGCCGCAGGCCGCGGCGATCGTGATCTCGGCGACGTACGAGGTCATCGCGTGGAACGACCTGGCCGCCGCCCTGATGGAGGACTTCTCGGCGCTCTCCCGCCGCGACCGCAATCTGATCCGGCGCTGCTTCCTCGGCCCGTATCGCGAAGGACGGCCGCTGTACGGCATCTCGGACGGGGGCGAGTTCGCCAGTGCCTCGACCAACGACCTGCGCGCCGCCGCGGCCCGCTACCCCGGCGACCCCGAAGTGACCGGCCTGGTCGACGAACTCCTCGCGGGCAGCGAGAAGTTCGCCCAGCTCTGGGCACAGCACTGTGTGATCGCCCCACCCACCCTGCGCAAGACGTTCGACCACCCGCTCGTCGGGCCGGTCGCGGTCAACTGCGATGTCCTGGACATCACCGACCGCGACCAGCGGGTCATCATCTACACCGCCGAACCGGGCTCACGGTCCGAGGAGGCGCTGCGGCTGCTGTCGGTGGTCGGCACGCAGCGCATGGACGTGCCCGGCTGA
- a CDS encoding SDR family NAD(P)-dependent oxidoreductase, with the protein MTETTITPLLADKVAFVTGAGRGIGAAAARLFAREGARVLLAARTESQLKAVTEEIRAAGGTADHIVCDLADPNSLRAAVDRAVELYGRLDIAFNNAATAQEPGPMDQLQEADFDHVYTVNFKGVWLAMNAEIAAIRATSGRGAIVNTSSVGSLMANPWLPAYGALKRAVNSLTASAAATYGPEGIRVNAVSPGTTLTEMLHEWDARTPGIIDQLNAQTPLGRAAAPEEVAEAAAWLLSDRASYVTGTVLRVDGGMAA; encoded by the coding sequence ATGACAGAAACCACCATCACTCCCCTGCTCGCCGACAAGGTCGCTTTCGTCACCGGTGCCGGACGGGGCATCGGCGCGGCGGCCGCCCGGCTCTTCGCCCGCGAGGGTGCCCGAGTGCTGCTCGCGGCCCGCACCGAGTCCCAGCTCAAGGCGGTCACCGAGGAGATCCGGGCCGCCGGAGGCACCGCCGACCATATCGTCTGCGACCTGGCGGACCCGAACAGCCTTCGCGCCGCCGTGGACCGCGCCGTCGAGCTGTACGGCAGGCTCGACATCGCCTTCAACAACGCCGCGACCGCACAGGAACCCGGCCCGATGGACCAGCTCCAGGAGGCCGACTTCGATCACGTCTACACCGTCAACTTCAAGGGCGTCTGGCTCGCCATGAACGCCGAGATCGCCGCCATCCGGGCCACCTCCGGACGCGGGGCGATCGTCAACACCTCCAGCGTCGGCAGTCTGATGGCCAACCCCTGGCTGCCCGCGTACGGCGCCTTGAAGCGCGCGGTGAACAGCCTCACCGCATCCGCAGCCGCCACGTACGGCCCCGAGGGCATCCGGGTCAACGCCGTCTCGCCGGGGACCACGCTCACCGAGATGCTGCACGAGTGGGACGCGCGGACGCCCGGCATCATCGACCAGCTCAACGCCCAGACGCCCCTGGGCCGCGCGGCCGCCCCGGAGGAGGTCGCCGAGGCGGCGGCCTGGCTGCTGAGCGACCGCGCCTCCTACGTCACGGGCACGGTTCTGCGGGTCGACGGCGGCATGGCGGCCTGA